The stretch of DNA NNNNNNNNNNNNNNNNNNNNNNNNNNNNNNNNNNNNNNNNNNNNNNNNNNNNNNNNNNNNNNNNNNNNNNNNNNNNNNNNNNNNNNNNNNNNNNNNNNNNNNNNNNNNNNNNNNNNNNNNNNNNNNNNNNNNNNNNNNNNNNNNNNNNNNNNNNNNNNNNNNNNNNNNNNNNNNNNNNNNNNNNNNNNNNNNNNNNNNNNNNNNNNNNNNNNNNNNNNNNNNNNNNNNNNNNNNNNNNNNNNNNNNNNNNNNNNNNNNNNNNNNNNNNNNNNNNNNNNNNNNNNNNNNNNNNNNNNNNNNNNNNNNNNNNNNNNNNNNNNNNNNNNNNNNNNNNNNNNNNNNNNNNNNNNNNNNNNNNNNNNNNNNNNNNNNNNNNNNNNNNNNNNNNNNNNNNNNNNNNNNNNNNNNNNNNNNNNNNNNNNNNNNNNNNNNNNNNNNNNNNNNNNNNNNNNNNNNNNNNNNNNNNNNNNNNNNNNNNNNNNNNNNNNNNNNNNNNNNNNNNNNNNNNNNNNNNNNNNNNNNNNNNNNNNNNNNNNNNNNNNNNNNNNNNNNNNNNNNNNNNNNNNNNNNNNNNNNNNNNNNNNNNNNNNNNNNNNNNNNNNNNNNNNNNNNNNNNNNNNNNNNNNNNNNNNNNNNNNNNNNNNNNNNNNNNNNNNNNNNNNNNNNNNNNNNNNNNNNNNNNNNNNNNNNNNNNNNNNNNNNNNNNNNNNNNNNNNNNNNNNNNNNNNNNNNNNNNNNNNNNNNNNNNNNNNNNNNNNNNNNNNNNNNNNNNNNNNNNNNNNNNNNNNNNNNNNNNNNNNNNNNNNNNNNNNNNNNNNNNNNNNNNNNNNNNNNNNNNNNNNNNNNNNNNNNNNNNNNNNNNNNNNNNNNNNNNNNNNNNNNNNNNNNNNNNNNNNNNNNNNNNNNNNNNNNNNNNNNNNNNNNNNNNNNNNNNNNNNNNNNNNNNNNNNNNNNNNNNNNNNNNNNNNNNNNNNNNNNNNNNNNNNNNNNNNNNNNNNNNNNNNNNNNNNNNNNNNNNNNNNNNNNNNNNNNNNNNNNNNNNNNNNNNNNNNNNNNNNNNNNNNNNNNNNNNNNNNNNNNNNNNNNNNNNNNNNNNNNNNNNNNNNNNNNNNNNNNNNNNNNNNNNNNNNNNNNNNNNNNNNNNNNNNNNNNNNNNNNNNNNNNNNNNNNNNNNNNNNNNNNNNNNNNNNNNNNNNNNNNNNNNNNNNNNNNNNNNNNNNNNNNNNNNNNNNNNNNNNNNNNNNNNNNNNNNNNNNNNNNNNNNNNNNNNNNNNNNNNNNNNNNNNNNNNNNNNNNNNNNNNNNNNNNNNNNNNNNNNNNNNNNNNNNNNNNNNNNNNNNNNNNNNNNNNNNNNNNNNNNNNNNNNNNNNNNNNNNNNNNNNNNNNNNNNNNNNNNNNNNNNNNNNNNNNNNNNNNNNNNNNNNNNNNNNNNNNNNNNNNNNNNNNNNNNNNNNNNNNNNNNNNNNNNNNNNNNNNNNNNNNNNNNNNNNNNNNNNNNNNNNNNNNNNNNNNNNNNNNNNNNNNNNNNNNNNNNNNNNNNNNNNNNNNNNNNNNNNNNNNNNNNNNNNNNNNNNNNNNNNNNNNNNNNNNNNNNNNNNNNNNNNNNNNNNNNNNNNNNNNNNNNNNNNNNNNNNNNNNNNNNNNNNNNNNNNNNNNNNNNNNNNNNNNNNNNNNNNNNNNNNNNNNNNNNNNNNNNNNNNNNNNNNNNNNNNNNNNNNNNNNNNNNNNNNNNNNNNNNNNNNNNNNNNNNNNNNNNNNNNNNNNNNNNNNNNNNNNNNNNNNNNNNNNNNNNNNNNNNNNNNNNNNNNNNNNNNNNNNNNNNNNNNNNNNNNNNNNNNNNNNNNNNNNNNNNNNNNNNNNNNNNNNNNNNNNNNNNNNNNNNNNNNNNNNNNNNNNNNNNNNNNNNNNNNNNNNNNNNNNNNNNNNNNNNNNNNNNNNNNNNNNNNNNNNNNNNNNNNNNNNNNNNNNNNNNNNNNNNNNNNNNNNNNNNNNNNNNNNNNNNNNNNNNNNNNNNNNNNNNNNNNNNNNNNNNNNNNNNNNNNNNNNNNNNNNNNNNNNNNNNNNNNNNNNNNNNNNNNNNNNNNNNNNNNNNNNNNNNNNNNNNNNNNNNNNNNNNNNNNNNNNNNNNNNNNNNNNNNNNNNNNNNNNNNNNNNNNNNNNNNNNNNNNNNNNNNNNNNNNNNNNNNNNNNNNNNNNNNNNNNNNNNNNNNNNNNNNNNNNNNNNNNNNNNNNNNNNNNNNNNNNNNNNNNNNNNNNNNNNNNNNNNNNNNNNNNNNNNNNNNNNNNNNNNNNNNNNNNNNNNNNNNNNNNNNNNNNNNNNNNNNNNNNNNNNNNNNNNNNNNNNNNNNNNNNNNNNNNNNNNNNNNNNNNNNNNNNNNNNNNNNNNNNNNNNNNNNNNNNNNNNNNNNNNNNNNNNNNNNNNNNNNNNNNNNNNNNNNNNNNNNNNNNNNNNNNNNNNNNNNNNNNNNNNNNNNNNNNNNNNNNNNNNNNNNNNNNNNNNNNNNNNNNNNNNNNNNNNNNNNNNNNNNNNNNNNNNNNNNNNNNNNNNNNNNNNNNNNNNNNNNNNNNNNNNNNNNNNNNNNNNNNNNNNNNNNNNNNNNNNNNNNNNNNNNNNNNNNNNNNNNNNNNNNNNNNNNNNNNNNNNNNNNNNNNNNNNNNNNNNNNNNNNNNNNNNNNNNNNNNNNNNNNNNNNNNNNNNNNNNNNNNNNNNNNNNNNNNNNNNNNNNNNNNNNNNNNNNNNNNNNNNNNNNNNNNNNNNNNNNNNNNNNNNNNNNNNNNNNNNNNNNNNNNNNNNNNNNNNNNNNNNNNNNNNNNNNNNNNNNNNNNNNNNNNNNNNNNNNNNNNNNNNNNNNNNNNNNNNNNNNNNNNNNNNNNNNNNNNNNNNNNNNNNNNNNNNNNNNNNNNNNNNNNNNNNNNNNNNNNNNNNNNNNNNNNNNNNNNNNNNNNNNNNNNNNNNNNNNNNNNNNNNNNNNNNNNNNNNNNNNNNNNNNNNNNNNNNNNNNNNNNNNNNNNNNNNNNNNNNNNNNNNNNNNNNNNNNNNNNNNNNNNNNNNNNNNNNNNNNNNNNNNNNNNNNNNNNNNNNNNNNNNNNNNNNNNNNNNNNNNNNNNNNNNNNNNNNNNNNNNNNNNNNNNNNNNNNNNNNNNNNNNNNNNNNNNNNNNNNNNNNNNNNNNNNNNNNNNNNNNNNNNNNNNNNNNNNNNNNNNNNNNNNNNNNNNNNNNNNNNNNNNNNNNNNNNNNNNNNNNNNNNNNNNNNNNNNNNNNNNNNNNNNNNNNNNNNNNNNNNNNNNNNNNNNNNNNNNNNNNNNNNNNNNNNNNNNNNNNNNNNNNNNNNNNNNNNNNNNNNNNNNNNNNNNNNNNNNNNNNNNNNNNNNNNNNNNNNNNNNNNNNNNNNNNNNNNNNNNNNNNNNNNNNNNNNNNNNNNNNNNNNNNNNNNNNNNNNNNNNNNNNNNNNNNNNNNNNNNNNNNNNNNNNNNNNNNNNNNNNNNNNNNNNNNNNNNNNNNNNNNNNNNNNNNNNNNNNNNNNNNNNNNNNNNNNNNNNNNNNNNNNNNNNNNNNNNNNNNNNNNNNNNNNNNNNNNNNNNNNNNNNNNNNNNNNNNNNNNNNNNNNNNNNNNNNNNNNNNNNNNNNNNNNNNNNNNNNNNNNNNNNNNNNNNNNNNNNNNNNNNNNNNNNNNNNNNNNNNNNNNNNNNNNNNNNNNNNNNNNNNNNNNNNNNNNNNNNNNNNNNNNNNNNNNNNNNNNNNNNNNNNNNNNNNNNNNNNNNNNNNNNNNNNNNNNNNNNNNNNNNNNNNNNNNNNNNNNNNNNNNNNNNNNNNNNNNNNNNNNNNNNNNNNNNNNNNNNNNNNNNNNNNNNNNNNNNNNNNNNNNNNNNNNNNNNNNNNNNNNNNNNNNNNNNNNNNNNNNNNNNNNNNNNNNNNNNNNNNNNNNNNNNNNNNNNNNNNNNNNNNNNNNNNNNNNNNNNNNNNNNNNNNNNNNNNNNNNNNNNNNNNNNNNNNNNNNNNNNNNNNNNNNNNNNNNNNNNNNNNNNNNNNNNNNNNNNNNNNNNNNNNNNNNNNNNNNNNNNNNNNNNNNNNNNNNNNNNNNNNNNNNNNNNNNNNNNNNNNNNNNNNNNNNNNNNNNNNNNNNNNNNNNNNNNNNNNNNNNNNNNNNNNNNNNNNNNNNNNNNNNNNNNNNNNNNNNNNNNNNNNNNNNNNNNNNNNNNNNNNNNNNNNNNNNNNNNNNNNNNNNNNNNNNNNNNNNNNNNNNNNNNNNNNNNNNNNNNNNNNNNNNNNNNNNNNNNNNNNNNNNNNNNNNNNNNNNNNNNNNNNNNNNNNNNNNNNNNNNNNNNNNNNNNNNNNNNNNNNNNNNNNNNNNNNNNNNNNNNNNNNNNNNNNNNNNNNNNNNNNNNNNNNNNNNNNNNNNNNNNNNNNNNNNNNNNNNNNNNNNNNNNNNNNNNNNNNNNNNNNNNNNNNNNNNNNNNNNNNNNNNNNNNNNNNNNNNNNNNNNNNNNNNNNNNNNNNNNNNNNNNNNNNNNNNNNNNNNNNNNNNNNNNNNNNNNNNNNNNNNNNNNNNNNNNNNNNNNNNNNNNNNNNNNNNNNNNNNNNNNNNNNNNNNNNNNNNNNNNNNNNNNNNNNNNNNNNNNNNNNNNNNNNNNNNNNNNNNNNNNNNNNNNNNNNNNNNNNNNNNNNNNNNNNNNNNNNNNNNNNNNNNNNNNNNNNNNNNNNNNNNNNNNNNNNNNNNNNNNNNNNNNNNNNNNNNNNNNNNNNNNNNNNNNNNNNNNNNNNNNNNNNNNNNNNNNNNNNNNNNNNNNNNNNNNNNNNNNNNNNNNNNNNNNNNNNNNNNNNNNNNNNNNNNNNNNNNNNNNNNNNNNNNNNNNNNNNNNNNNNNNNNNNNNNNNNNNNNNNNNNNNNNNNNNNNNNNNNNNNNNNNNNNNNNNNNNNNNNNNNNNNNNNNNNNNNNNNNNNNNNNNNNNNNNNNNNNNNNNNNNNNNNNNNNNNNNNNNNNNNNNNNNNNNNNNNNNNNNNNNNNNNNNNNNNNNNNNNNNNNNNNNNNNNNNNNNNNNNNNNNNNNNNNNNNNNNNNNNNNNNNNNNNNNNNNNNNNNNNNNNNNNNNNNNNNNNNNNNNNNNNNNNNNNNNNNNNNNNNNNNNNNNNNNNNNNNNNNNNNNNNNNNNNNNNNNNNNNNNNNNNNNNNNNNNNNNNNNNNNNNNNNNNNNNNNNNNNNNNNNNNNNNNNNNNNNNNNNNNNNNNNNNNNNNNNNNNNNNNNNNNNNNNNNNNNNNNNNNNNNNNNNNNNNNNNNNNNNNNNNNNNNNNNNNNNNNNNNNNNNNNNNNNNNNNNNNNNNNNNNNNNNNNNNNNNNNNNNNNNNNNNNNNNNNNNNNNNNNNNNNNNGTAGTGCACATCCAACCTAAGTTTCTCCATTACTTCGTCAGCGAGGTCAGGTGTGATTGTACCAATTCCATCAGAGAAAACATACCCATTTCTCTCAATGTCTGGAAGCTCGGTGTCAACCTCGTGAAGCATGACATCTACAGTGGCATATGTGGAGGAGAAGCACAGTCCCATCCTAGCAGCACATTTTGCCACATTCTTGTCTTTAAACTTCCCCATCCATGTTTTTATATCTGACACTCTTGTTTTCCCGTCTTCAGCAAAGAACCAAGCAGAGCGGTCTCTCAGTTGATTGGCTGAGAATGCTAGAAAACTATATTTTCTACCACATAGTTTAAACCCATCGGTTAATATGCTCTTCACTCTTTTGAAAACGTAAGTCTTCTGAGAGAAAGAGCTTGATGTCAGATCCTTCACAATAGGAGCAACAAAGTAAGAGAGAACATTCGAATTTATGGTCTGCATACTTTCATCCATGAAAGTTACGCGCAAAAATCTTTCAGCAACAGCTTTGTATTTCCTAAGTACCCTGTTGGAGAGCTCAACTTCTGGGGGTAGGCAATGGGCTCTGGTTGGGGTAATCACTAACCTTCTGATCTCAGAGATATCCTCAGATTGTTCATGACTCCCTAAAAGCTTTGGATTTTTCTGAATCCATTCCTGAACAAGCTTCAACCTCTTGTACGCATCAAAAACTGGTTTTTTATAGGTACAGAGATGCTTGAGAGAAGCTATATTGACATCTCTGGGTTGGTTTCTGAGAAGATCAAAGAAACGCTCAGTCAACTGAAACTGGTTAAAAACCCCTCTGTGCAATACCGAGTTCACTAGAAACATGATCTCAAAGGAGATTCCTTCCTTGTGATGAATGCAGAAGAAATGATCCGACACAGGCTCCCCAAAACAAGGCTCATCACGGATCCGAGGAGGCCACCTCACACGTTCCTCTTGCACCCTCCGCATCCTTAGATAATCTAAAGCTGTTGTCAATTTCTTCTCATACCGAGGAGATATGAGCACTCTATACGAAAGACATCGACCAATCGCCCCAACTTGAGTGAAATCAGTGGTACGGATCCAAGGGTCATCATCATCCAAGAGATCGAAAGGAACAGTCTCATAAATGTCATCATCCGCAGTTCTGTACCAGACACGGGGTGACGAAGCCAGCTGCAAAAGAAGCACAAAGCCATGCAAATCCTTATACTGCCTAACCGTTCTTATGTCTCTCACCAACAACTCCAACTTATAATCACAATTTATCACAGCATGCATCACTGCGTCCTTGAAAGAGAACGCAGTGCTCTTCCTGAAGCAAAACTTGCAAGTGTTGTCAAAAGGATCTACAAGGAAATCAACACCTTCAGCTctccaagaaacaagaaactcaTCCCGGGAAACCAAAGTCCCAATCTCGATCGAAACACCAGTCAACTTATAAGGTGTAGTCGTTCTTCTTCTCTGGTTAAGTGTATATGGGTTCTTAGGCCCCAAGCTGACTTTTAAAGGCTGGCCATCGAGGATGAGCTTGCATTGCCCTGCAGCATCCATAGCACGTGCTGTTGATTCAGGAAGTGCGAAATGGACAAACGCATGAGGCTCCACTTTCTTGTAATCATCGATTTTGGGGATTTTTGAAGTGTCTGCGATTTCGAAATTAGGATAAGACCCAGGCGGAGTCCAAGAGTTCTTTAATCTGCATCGCCAAACAAGTCCTACTTCGTCTTCGAGGTAATCAGTAAGTTGTTTTGCAGTAGTGGACTCACCGAATCCACCAATGCTTACTTGTGTCACAACCGAGTTCTTCATGTTTCCCTCTGACCCCATTCTCCGTGAAGCCCTAAATTCACTGATCCGTTGGtagttgaaaaataaataattaaatttaaagagGCTCTATTTGATGGTTCCAACTACAAGAACTATTGAAGATGGGATCAACCCAAAACACTTGTGAttgaattaagtttttttttttgaatcaagcGGCAATAAATACTCAAATCAGGCTCTCGAGACTTACACAGTGAACGAAATCGATACTGAAGACGAAACAGATAGCAACGCGGAGACCGGAGAGAAGATTAGTAAGTGAGTAGAGGCTAAATTAGGAAGGAGAAATCGCCATAGCTGAAAGTGAAACCATGCGTCATTATTATTCTTGACTTCCTCCCACGAAAGAGACTGGAGAAGAAAAGCGCTTTGCTTGTGCTGCTCACGTGCTATTCGTTTTCTTAATGGGCTTTTACGTTTGGGCCTTTTGGTATTTTGAACCACACCCATTAGAGCCCGCTTTTGGTATGGACGGATTGGTTTACTTGGGTATGTTGTGAATTAGAAGAATTctctattttaagaaaaaatgttggtgtgtttttgtgaaattttacTATATCTCCAAAATCAAAGGGGTTGAGAATGAAGACTTTGTGGATTATAAGAAAGCTCAAATCATTAAACCATTCGAGCCTGTTTTTGTAAGAATAATCCGGATAATTTGATTATGGACGGATTTGGTACTTGATTAGCCTGATTGGGTAAGTTCaatttgaagaatttttttattttaagaaaaatgttggtatatttttgttaaaaccactTCCACCCCCGGAATTGCTGAGGAAACGGTAaacaaaatatgagaaaacacaacacaacatgACAACATGACATAATGGATGATGCTTTTAAAGCACAACACAACGGTTTAGCtttgaaatgttttatttaaaaatatgtttttccctttttgtaGCTCATTCAACTAAAGGGTTATTTGTAGATTTAGTAcgttttcaagaaaaaaattggttttttaataattttactattCTCAATCGTACTAAAACTACACTTATCTCTAAATTAAAAGACACACTAGTATGCATACTTTACCGGAAATTAAAACAGCAAATTATGACAGTTATTATGCACCATGTGACAAATTTAAAGCCTTTTTTCAACggaaaatatgatatattatatatagacacTCATGTTGGataaattatagatatatatatatatatatatatactagataaggtcCGCGTTATTACAcggtaaaaattaaaaaaaaattattaagaataattaagtagtaatatacatgtttttaaaatttatcttgtaacattttaatattgaatatgaatctctcatatttaattttaatactctttgctctattttatagtattttatcaaatttctatgtataatatttattaacataacaatttattactatttgaactatgcagtatattttcttattggttgaagttttataaatgacatattatttattgtttattaatctttgtgctttacccaaaaactcttataggacAGGGAAtaccatttaaatatttataccaTCATAagaaaccatattttaagtttaattacatatttcaccttaatgcatagaactaaatattttacatcaaACAGAATTAATACATCAGATTaaatctatatcttagtaagaattggaaatacaaataaaaattaacaaaatagaatttgcaaaaaaaaaaaaaactgaattaacattatttaagatatattcttatgttgttatctcataaaagttcattattattttaagattttgtgtacttatttacaataaaaatttatattataacgataaatacaatttatatccgactaaaattatgttaaataacttatgttattctttttaactttgttattcattatttcttgattaatatacatgcttgataaattaagtttttgcttacacatatcaaattttatggataacacacatataatataattagcatacaatggaaagtatatttttttttgttagttttcttttttgatttagaaaaacctatttttaaaaatataaatatgaaaaattctgtaaatataattagctgttctactaaagttattaaaaaaaaaatttgacactTGTCAatatctaatcaatatatttgacacttGTCTAACTTTGACAacaatctttatataataagatacccCTTGGAAACAAAATGCTAtcacatcaaactccaaatATTCAATATCTCAACCATATCCAAAATCTACTATAGTCCGAAACTAATGGACACTTATCGACTTATATGTTAGAGACAGTTTTGATCAACCGGTTTTCTCCCGGTAAGAAGCTCCAAAAGCACAACCCAAAACTGTAAACATCACTCTTCTGTGTCAATTTTCCTGTCATATATGGTGTATCTGCAAACCCAAAAATGTATAAAGTTACATTCTTTCAGTTGCTAATTAAGAATCATCAAGAAGTTTCGAGTCTTGGATGTTGAAGCATATTTACTCTGGTGCGTGATAATCAAATGTATAAAATGAAGACGAGCAGCCATATCCGGAGCTTGATTAGAAAGGTTATTATCAGCAATCTTGGTTTTGAAATCTTTGGAAAGAAGCACGTTGCTAGCTCGAAAATCTCTGTGTATAACGGGAGGTTGAACTTTCTCGTGTAAGTATTTTAATCCTTTAGCTGCATCAACTGCAACTCGGACTCAAGCGTTGGACCAGGTTGTGCTCCTTGCACTCCCTTTCTCCCTGTTTAAC from Camelina sativa cultivar DH55 chromosome 9, Cs, whole genome shotgun sequence encodes:
- the LOC104711463 gene encoding RNA-dependent RNA polymerase 6, with translation MGSEGNMKNSVVTQVSIGGFGESTTAKQLTDYLEDEVGLVWRCRLKNSWTPPGSYPNFEIADTSKIPKIDDYKKVEPHAFVHFALPESTARAMDAAGQCKLILDGQPLKVSLGPKNPYTLNQRRRTTTPYKLTGVSIEIGTLVSRDEFLVSWRAEGVDFLVDPFDNTCKFCFRKSTAFSFKDAVMHAVINCDYKLELLVRDIRTVRQYKDLHGFVLLLQLASSPRVWYRTADDDIYETVPFDLLDDDDPWIRTTDFTQVGAIGRCLSYRVLISPRYEKKLTTALDYLRMRRVQEERVRWPPRIRDEPCFGEPVSDHFFCIHHKEGISFEIMFLVNSVLHRGVFNQFQLTERFFDLLRNQPRDVNIASLKHLCTYKKPVFDAYKRLKLVQEWIQKNPKLLGSHEQSEDISEIRRLVITPTRAHCLPPEVELSNRVLRKYKAVAERFLRVTFMDESMQTINSNVLSYFVAPIVKDLTSSSFSQKTYVFKRVKSILTDGFKLCGRKYSFLAFSANQLRDRSAWFFAEDGKTRVSDIKTWMGKFKDKNVAKCAARMGLCFSSTYATVDVMLHEVDTELPDIERNGYVFSDGIGTITPDLADEVMEKLRLDVHYTPCAYQIRYAGFKGVVARWPSKGDGIRLALRDSMKKFNSKHTILEICSWTRFQPGFLNRQIITLLSVLGVPDEIFWDMQESMLCKLNRILDDTDVAFEVLTASCAEQGNTAAIMLSAGFKPKTEPHLRGMLSSVRIAQLWGLREKSRIFVTSGRWLMGCLDEAGILEQGQCFIQVSKPSIENCFSKHGSRFKETKTDLQVVKGYVAIAKNPCLHPGDVRILEAVDVPQLHHMYDCLIFPQKGDRPHTNEASGSDLDGDLYFVAWDQKLIPPSKKSFPAMHYDAAEEKSLGRAVNHQDIIDFFARNMANEHLGTICNAHVVHADRSEYGAMDEECMLLAELAATAVDFPKTGKIVSMPFHLKPKLYPDFMGKEDYQTYKSNKILGRLYRRVKEVYDEDAEASSEEIPDPSDIPYDTDLELPGFADLIPEAWGHKCSYDGQLIGLLGQYKVQKEEEIVTGHIWSMPKYASKKQGELKERLKHSYNSLKKEFRKVFEETIPDQENLSDEEKNILYEKKASAWYHVTYHPEWVKKSLELQDPDESSSHAVMLSFAWIAADYLARIKIRSREMGNIDSAKPVDSLAKFLAQRL